A genomic region of Cyprinus carpio isolate SPL01 chromosome B13, ASM1834038v1, whole genome shotgun sequence contains the following coding sequences:
- the oit3 gene encoding oncoprotein-induced transcript 3 protein, giving the protein MSCQREDNKQVMTEITESTIKSQSSSTNCDKTGMTGCTSVAFSLNSFSLPMDMLFTLVVLLQAVTTAQAIALDPCSAYISLNEPWRNTDYHVNNSAGVPLCDRHVAGEWYRFTGMAGDAMPTFCIEENHCGTHAPIWLNGSHPQPIDGIVTLPACASFNNNCCHWTASVDVKACAKGYYVYRLPRPSVCFHVYCGHFYDICDEVDCNGAGCPVEPECRCSEGTVLGPDAQTCLDVNECEKGNGGCAEICINTKGSRRCECGPGKVLDEDGSSCKETVGCDNVNGGCSHRCSSEEDSYYCHCPRGLTLGDDKRTCQVPVQCDPSSIEVSIPKDLVGGLELFLSNTSCKGISNGTHINLHFSLKTCGTVVQVIDDKIVGTNLVTGLPRSSPSSNGDLIVRTSKLLLPVTCEFPRQYEVSDGYLPSLRNTALELAGHSEGIFPFSLELFKNAEFSESYNQPPQLRLRDSLYFGVEPRERVDGLAALVESCFATPGPKADQALKYYLIRDGCISDDTVRQFSAKDQLSKHYQVPVFKFIGKDNREVFLHCHVLVCGQEQGESRCTQGCRKRLRRHLWTDQHQEQHVLSSGPIRILPDP; this is encoded by the exons ATGTCCTGTCAACGGGAAGACAACAAACAAGTCATGACAGAGATAACAGAATCCACTATTAAATCACAAAGCTCTTCCACAAACTGTGACAAGACGGGAATGACTGGGTGTACATCTGTGGCTTTCTCGTTAAATAGTTTCTCTCTACCAATGGACATGCTTTTCACTCTGGTTGTTCTTCTACAAGCTGTGACTACAGCACAGGCCATCG CTCTAGATCCCTGCTCGGCGTATATCAGTCTGAATGAACCATGGCGAAACACTGATTACCACGTCAACAACTCTGCGGGTGTCCCTCTGTGCGACCGGCATGTGGCAGGAGAGTGGTATCGCTTCACGGGGATGGCTGGGGATGCTATGCCAACCTTCTGTATCGAGGAGAACCACTGTGGTACCCATGCTCCCATCTGGCTTAACGGCAGCCACCCTCAGCCTATCGATGGCATTGTCACCCTCCCAGCGTGTGCTAGCTTCAATAATAACTGCTGTCACTGGACAGCTAGTGTGGATGTGAAGGCCTGTGCTAAGGGTTACTATGTCTACCGCTTGCCTCGGCCCTCCGTCTGCTTCCACGTCTACTGTGGCC ATTTCTATGACATATGCGATGAGGTGGATTGTAACGGAGCTGGCTGTCCTGTCGAGCCAGAATGCCGCTGTTCTGAGGGAACAGTTCTAGGCCCGGATGCACAGACATGTCTGG ATGTGAATGAATGTGAGAAAGGCAATGGAGGATGTGCAGAAATATGCATCAACACCAAGGGCTCTCGTCGATGTGAGTGTGGACCAGGTAAAGTACTGGACGAGGACGGGAGCAGCTGTAAAG AGACTGTCGGCTGTGACAATGTGAATGGAGGCTGCAGCCATAGATGCTCCTCAGAGGAAGACTCATATTACTGTCATTGTCCCCGGGGTCTGACGTTGGGAGATGACAAACGGACCTGTCAAG TCCCTGTGCAGTGTGATCCTAGTTCCATAGAGGTCTCAATCCCCAAAGACCTGGTGGGAGGACTTGAACTCTTCCTGTCTAACACTTCCTGCAAGGGCATTTCCAATGGCACTCACATTAACCTCCACTTTAGTCTGAAGACATGTGGCACTGTGGTCCAG GTCATTGATGACAAAATTGTTGGCACCAACTTGGTAACAGGTTTGCCACGCTCTAGTCCCAGCAGCAATGGGGACTTGATTGTGCGCACCAGTAAACTACTGCTGCCAGTTACGTGTGAGTTTCCACGGCAGTACGAGGTGTCGGATGGCTACCTGCCCAGTCTGCGCAACACAGCACTCGAGTTAGCGGGCCACAGCGAAGGAATATTCCCCTTCAGTTTGGAGCTCTTCAAAAATGCAGAATTTTCCGAGTCGTACAACCAACCTCCTCAACTGCGTTTGCGTGATTCCCTGTACTTTGGCGTTGAGCCTCGAGAGCGGGTGGATGGCCTTGCTGCTCTTGTAGAAAGCTGTTTTGCCACCCCTGGTCCCAAAGCTGACCAGGCCTTAAAATATTACCTCATCAGAGATGG CTGTATTTCAGACGATACGGTGCGTCAGTTTTCAGCTAAAGATCAGCTCTCCAAACACTACCAGGTCCCTGTCTTCAAGTTCATTGGCAAGGATAATAGA GAGGTATTCCTGCATTGCCATGTGCTGGTGTGTGGGCAGGAACAAGGGGAATCTCGCTGTACACAGGGCTGCCGAAAGCGCTTGAGGAGACATCTCTGGACTGACCAGCACCAAGAGCAGCACGTACTTTCCAGTGGACCCATTCGCATACTGCCAGATCCatga
- the LOC109100378 gene encoding group XIIB secretory phospholipase A2-like protein isoform X2, whose translation MFPRALLLLCVSTGLAATLIQASADSAAVDSPADGSVLPEAQAGETPNDILMADVPVEGKPAETQSSTQESEDDSDWGLGSIRGGFQAVNGYFDSILELMGGRDGVCQYRCRYGKAPQPRAGYQMPEPDGCSTSLLGFQFDMGVPAMTKCCNQLDICYDTCGSNKYRCDTKFRWCLHSICGDLKKSLGLISKVEACETFADTMYNTVWTLGCRPFMNGQRAACYCEGEEKDEL comes from the exons ATGTTTCCACgtgcgctgctgctgctgtgtgtctcCACAGGCTTGGCTGCCACACTTATCCAGGCCTCTGCTGATTCAGCTGCGGTGGATTCTCCAGCTGACGGCTCTGTTTTACCTGAAGCTCAGGCTGGTGAAACCCCAAATGACATCTTGATGGCAGATGTCCCTGTTGAGGGAAAACCTGCAGAGACCCAGAGCTCCACGCAAGAATCTGAAGATGATTCAGACTGGGGCTTAGGTTCTATCAGAGGGGGTTTCCAGGCAGTGAATGGCTATTTTGACTCTATACTGGAGCTGATGGGGGGTCGGGATGGTGTATGTCAGTACCGCTGTAGATATG GTAAAGCTCCTCAGCCTCGGGCTGGATATCAAATGCCGGAGCCTGATGGTTGTAGCACCTCACTGCTTGGCTTCCAG TTTGATATGGGTGTCCCGGCCATGACCAAATGTTGTAATCAGCTAGACATTTGCTATGACACCTGTGGCTCTAACAAGTACCGCTGTGACACCAAATTCCGCTGGTGCCTCCATAGCATCTGTGGTGACCTGAAGAAGAGTCTGGGCCTCATATCAAAAGTTGAAG CCTGTGAGACCTTTGCGGACACCATGTATAACACCGTGTGGACTTTGGGCTGCAGGCCCTTCATGAATGGACAGAGGGCAGCCTGCTATTGTGAAGGAGAAGAGAAGGATGAGCTGTGA
- the LOC109100378 gene encoding group XIIB secretory phospholipase A2-like protein isoform X1, which translates to MFPRALLLLCVSTGLAATLIQASADSAAVDSPADGSVLPEAQAGETPNDILMADVPVEGKPAETQSSTQESEDDSDWGLGSIRGGFQAVNGYFDSILELMGGRDGVCQYRCRYGKAPQPRAGYQMPEPDGCSTSLLGFQVPNSFDMGVPAMTKCCNQLDICYDTCGSNKYRCDTKFRWCLHSICGDLKKSLGLISKVEACETFADTMYNTVWTLGCRPFMNGQRAACYCEGEEKDEL; encoded by the exons ATGTTTCCACgtgcgctgctgctgctgtgtgtctcCACAGGCTTGGCTGCCACACTTATCCAGGCCTCTGCTGATTCAGCTGCGGTGGATTCTCCAGCTGACGGCTCTGTTTTACCTGAAGCTCAGGCTGGTGAAACCCCAAATGACATCTTGATGGCAGATGTCCCTGTTGAGGGAAAACCTGCAGAGACCCAGAGCTCCACGCAAGAATCTGAAGATGATTCAGACTGGGGCTTAGGTTCTATCAGAGGGGGTTTCCAGGCAGTGAATGGCTATTTTGACTCTATACTGGAGCTGATGGGGGGTCGGGATGGTGTATGTCAGTACCGCTGTAGATATG GTAAAGCTCCTCAGCCTCGGGCTGGATATCAAATGCCGGAGCCTGATGGTTGTAGCACCTCACTGCTTGGCTTCCAGGTACCGAACAGT TTTGATATGGGTGTCCCGGCCATGACCAAATGTTGTAATCAGCTAGACATTTGCTATGACACCTGTGGCTCTAACAAGTACCGCTGTGACACCAAATTCCGCTGGTGCCTCCATAGCATCTGTGGTGACCTGAAGAAGAGTCTGGGCCTCATATCAAAAGTTGAAG CCTGTGAGACCTTTGCGGACACCATGTATAACACCGTGTGGACTTTGGGCTGCAGGCCCTTCATGAATGGACAGAGGGCAGCCTGCTATTGTGAAGGAGAAGAGAAGGATGAGCTGTGA